A stretch of DNA from Streptomyces gobiensis:
CGGGTATCGAACACAGCTGAATGATAAGCGGTTTTTGGGGCCCTGCCAGAGGCCCCCAGAAGCTCTGCCCATAACCGTGCCCCTACCCCGAACAGGTCACCGGACTTGCCGCGCCCCCCGGGCTGCCCCCTAGTGAAGGAAGGCGCGCCCTGCCCGGCCGGGGCGGTCTCATACGGAGGAGTCCTGCCATGCTTCGCACCACCAGGGTGGCCACCGCGGCGGTCACCGCCTCACTGATCACCGCCGTCTTCACCGGATGCGGGGACGACGGAGCGGACATCCCGCCAACCCCGGGTACGCCCTCCCCCACAGCCGAGGCCACCGTGACGGTGCGCTCCAGCGACCTCGGTGAAATCCTCGTCGACGGGGAGGGGCGCACGCTATACCTCTTCGAAGCCGACGAACGGGGGGTGTCGAGCTGCTACAACGCCTGCGCCAGGGCGTGGCCCCCGTTGCTCACGGCCGATGAGCCCGAGGCCGGCAGGGGCGTCGACGAAGATCTGCTCGGCACCACCACACGGGAAGACGGCACCATCGGAGTCACCTACAACGACCACCCGCTGTACCGCTACCAGGGAGATGAGGAACCCGGTGACACCAAGGGGCAAGGGCTCGGCGGGTTCGGCGCCGAGTGGTACGTACTGAACCCCGAAGGCGACCGAGTCAAAGGCCGGACTCAGCGCGAGACCCCACGCGAGACCGACAGCCCCGGCCCCTACTGAGGAGAGCTCCTGACTTCCCTACGGACCAGCGACGGCTGCCTGGGGGCGGATGGGGAGCCGGTTCACCGGGCGCCCCGTGGCCGCGCGGACCGCCCGGCCGCCTCCAGCCGCAGCCGCATCCGCTCCAGCTTCTTCACAAACTCACCAGGCCGCGGACACCGCGAGTTCAGCCTGAGTGGAACGGCGGGAAGCCATGCGGAAGCAGCCGCTTCCATCTCCCAGCCGTTCGGGCTTGGCTTGCCCGTCAGCACACGCTTCTGGCGCTCCCGTGCACGGCGTGCGGCTTTCTTCACATCAACAGCTTCCTGTCTCTTTCTTGAATTTTTTTGTGAGCCGACGTTCTGATTCAAAAAACGAGAAGGCACCTAGCGCGACGGCCGTGAGACCGAACACAGCAGTAGCTGGGTTGACATAGTCGGGTACGCCGACGATATATGTATCACCATTTTTAACGTGACAGCCCAGACCCAACGGAATATAGGAAGACTCATAGCGGTCGATGTGCGCCGCGTACTCCATTCCAATAGCCTCCCCAACAGCTTCCTGGCATGCCTCCCTCACCATCGTTTCGTCCATCACGAGGTGAAAAGCTCCCCACACATACATGGCAACTGCGGCAGAGGCGACAAGTGCGGCAAGGCTTCTGGCAGTGAACACTATGCCCTCACGCCTGGCGCCGTGCTGGGCCAGAGTGACGAAGCCGTAGACGGCAAAGCTCGCTGCGATGATCAGCCCGACCGGGATGACCAGCAGAAGTTCGAGAGCGCTATAGCCCTGAGATGAAGATGACGCGATCATTCCACTCACGAGTCCCGGAAAATGCATTGTACTTTTCGAAAACCTGGTAGATCGGCATGCGTTTCATTGGGCTAAGGAGCCCGCCTCGGAGTCGTCGCTCTGCCCGTTACTGCAGGTCGACGGCCCCGCCTCCCCCGGGACGAGGAAAACGGGCCGCCATGGGGCTCACATAATTACGCCGCCTGCTGGAGTCGCTCCATGCGCTTGGCCGCATCCCTGCGCTGAGGAGCGAGCACATCCACTGGGACACCAGCCCCGCTCCCTGCATCCGCGCCCCATCCCCGGATCTTGTCCGCCAACCGCGTCAGCCGGTCATCATCCGGGGGCACATCGATGAAGAACAACGCCTCATTCGGCGCCCTCTTGTCATCCCCGCCCCATCTCACGACACCGTCGCACTCGGCGAGGATGTCACGGATCACGACGAGTTCGAGGGGGAAAAACCCACCGCTCGTGCCGGGCGGATACGATCCGGGCCGGATCGCGACCGCCGTCCCGGATGCCTGGTTGCTCTCCGCCAACTTGACGTTCACCTGCGACGGTTTGCGCCAGCCGACTACATCTCCCGCCTCCAGCCCGTCGACCTCGTAGTGGAACCGGCTGATGACGTGGATCAGGATCGCGGCGGGATCTCCGAACTGGAGGGCTGCCTCAAGGCCCGTTCCGGGGACGGCGCGAGTGCGAACGGCGCCGCCGTCGTCGGCAGCATCTTCTATCGCCCACCCGTTCCCGCTCTTCTTCCTTTCCTCTATGTACTCTTGGGCCTTTCGCAGCCTGTCCGGGTCCGGCTTGAGATCCTTCCCGTCTGCCGCTGCGGCAGACGGCGAAAACACAGTTCCGACTCCAACACCTGCCAGTGCCCCGGCACCAGCCACACCGATGGCTTGCGCCAGGACTCTACGGCGAGAAACGGAGATCGCCACTATCTTCCTTTCCCTCGGATAGTTCTTATGGCAGATATAGATCCCGTCACCAGCGCTCCTGCCAGAAGGGACAGTATGAGCGCGTACAGTCCGGACGGAATCAGGTTTACGCTGTAATTTTCGTAATGGCATACAGCCTGTGGAGGCATATAGCCTTGGGTGTAATCCCTGAATTTTCCAGCACCTTCTGGCGTCACGTTCCCGGGCGTATCTGATGTTGACTCGAAGCAGGCGAGTTCGACGTGATAGATCCACTCCCTGTCGCCCCTTGGCGGGTTACTAAAGCTGAGAAAAAGCAAGCTGTACGCATAGAGAGCCACCGAGAACGAAAGAAAGAGTACGGCGAGATCCTTCATCGTGAGTTTGACGATTCCGTGATCGTAACGCCTGTTATTGAAGACGATGATCACATGCGTGACAAGTCCGATCGCTGTAATCGCCAGGCATATCACAACAAGAAGGAGCCACATTACATCCCTTCCTTAGCCGTTTCGCATCGGAGCATAGTATTTCTCGAAGATCCGGTACAGCCCCATCCTTCCCTTCGCGCCCCATTCCGCTACTTCCCCTGCCCCCTGGTACCTGCGCAGGATGATGTAGCTGTACTGGTCGGGATAGTCGAGGGACGGGCGCGGAATCTGACCGTCCTGGTCCAGTTTCCTCCCGGCGCCATTGGTAATTTTCGGGTGGTCATTAACTGAGCTATGTATGTGGACCAGCGGAACTTGACTCATGTTATATCTGTGATCTTTCCCGCCTCCGTTCAATTTTTCCCAGATCCGCCAGATGTGGTCCTTATTTTTGGGGTCGAGCACGCTACCGTTGATGATGTCGTGAAGTATGCAATGGTTCCTCGCTTTTATTGCCGTCTCCGCGTACATCTTGCTAACGCCCGTGCTGCTGTCATAAAGTTTCTTTATTCTGTCCGGCGTGGCGCCGTCCGGAAGAAGGTCGAGTATGTTTTTAGGGATGTCCCCAAAAGTTGTGCCGTGATACAGGTAGACGCCCACATCATTGAGGGTGTCCGTGACATTGATGTGCATCATCTCCCACAAGATAGATGTCTGTATCAGGGCTTTCCGCATCCTGTACGTCTTAGCCAACTCCGTGAACAGGATGTCGTTATACATGATGTGCTCAAGGCACTCGCTGGGCGAGAAGTACCTGCTGCCCGGATTGGTCGGCGCGCCATAGTCGTTGAGATGCGCGATGATGTCAGAGCGTAACTGCGGTAGATAGTCGAGGTCGAAGGCAACGTCGAATTTGTCGTTCTTGGAGGGCGGATCGAACGAATTCTGGCCGATGTCGCGACCGGAAGTAATGTTGTTGTCGATCTCGATGCGTCCCGCTCCGGAGCCAACGGTGATGGTGGCAATCTGGTCATAGGCCCAGTCATCCGGCATGGGGTAGCCGAGGTTCCCGGAGAACCCGGAGGACATGTCGGAGACGAAGCTCGCGGTGGTCAAACCCTCCTTCGCCACACGAGAGCATACGTTGCGCGGGCCATAGATACCGATCTGGTAGCGGTTGCCGAAATATTCCATGTTCCGCTTGATGGCCCGGAAGTGGGGGATGATGTTGCTGGTTACCTCGTGGTCGAGTGCATCGAAGTCGACGGCGAAGAAGATTCGGGTTCCCCGTTTGAAACCGTAGCTGTTGGCTGCGTCAACCGCCGCGATCGCGTCGAACGTGCCCTTAGTGTCGCTGAAGTCATCAGCGCCTCTTCCGAAGGTCTGGTAGATCGGAAAGACCCTGAGCCCCTTGGACTTGATGACCTCCAGCTCGCCGGGCTGGATCGCCTTCTCTGGCAGCGATGTAGTGCTGGGGTTGGTGAGGTAGCGGCCCACATACTTGTATCCAGCGGCCTTCAGTGCGTCGGCGCGTGCCGGGGTGATCTTCGTGACACAGTCGCACGCCTCGCCCTTGCGGGTCTGGTCGCCGTGGGAGATCAGCAGGGATGCCCAAGTCTGGTAGTCGCCATTTCCGTTCACAGACAGCTTGACGAAGCGCTGGAAGTTCTTCACAGCGTCGACCAGGACGGGGGTGTATACGCCGCTGAACTCGACGTTTGACCGCTTGTTGAGAAGCAGAGCTGCGGTGAACAGCAGGACCCAAGTGCCGTGTGACTGCGGATAGACGGGATGGTTCTTCAACCCTGCTTGCGTGCCGGGCCCGAACACGCCGTTAGCGACACCATCGGCCATTCCCAGCTCGTACTGGATGGCCAGGAGCATGGATTTGGCGACATCGCGGGAGTGGTGTCCGTCGCAGGGGATGATGAAGAAGTCGCGCCGGTCGACGTATTTCCCGTTCAGCCACTGCTGGACCTCCCGTATCCTCCCGTCACCAGTAGCGGTTCCGTAGTGGACGAGAACATAGGGGTCCATGTTCAACAGGGCCTTGAACACTTTGGGCGTGAGATCATCTCCCTGGTAGACATGATCGACCCCCATGTCGTTCTTTAACTTGCTTATGGCTTCGGCAACTCGGTCGTTATAGATGCCGTCGATCTCACCGCCGTCATAGCCTTTGCAGTACAGAGCGGACTGGATGATGCGGCAGAAATTCGCCGAGGGCATGGTGGAGCGGTTGAGCTTAGGGTATTTGTCTTGGAGCCTGCCCAGGGTGCCAGGGCCGAAATTGTTGGAGAGCGCGGTAATGCCCAGCTCGTACTGGAGGCACCGGGTAAGGGCAAACATCGTGGTCCACCCGGTTCGTCCATCCTCTTTCACCTTCGGTATGCCGGATACATGTCCGTATACGGTGTTGATGAAGCGCTGGGCTTGGCGGACCTTCTCATCAGCCATGATCGATGCGTTTCCTTTTGTCAGGATGGTTTGCGGTCTACGCGCTGGATCTCGACCTTCGGTTCCTTGGGGTAGTGGAAGCCGGAAGAGTCGGTAGCGGTCAGGGCCTGGTTGTTCTGCGCTCCGGGCTCAAGCGTTCCACTTTTGACGCGGAGCATGGACTGAAACCCGTTTTCGCCGGAGATGTAGATCTCGGTTTCATAGTTGGCGGTGTCGCTTCCGTTGTTGGTGAACCACACCGACACCCATAGCCCGTCTGCTGCCGTGTTCGGTCTGGGTTCAAGCACGGTGACGTCACCCCGGCAGGCGATGGGCTTCGATATCTCGGGGTCGGAGGTATTCCGCAGACCGTCCGGAGCCGTACACG
This window harbors:
- a CDS encoding glycoside hydrolase domain-containing protein yields the protein MADEKVRQAQRFINTVYGHVSGIPKVKEDGRTGWTTMFALTRCLQYELGITALSNNFGPGTLGRLQDKYPKLNRSTMPSANFCRIIQSALYCKGYDGGEIDGIYNDRVAEAISKLKNDMGVDHVYQGDDLTPKVFKALLNMDPYVLVHYGTATGDGRIREVQQWLNGKYVDRRDFFIIPCDGHHSRDVAKSMLLAIQYELGMADGVANGVFGPGTQAGLKNHPVYPQSHGTWVLLFTAALLLNKRSNVEFSGVYTPVLVDAVKNFQRFVKLSVNGNGDYQTWASLLISHGDQTRKGEACDCVTKITPARADALKAAGYKYVGRYLTNPSTTSLPEKAIQPGELEVIKSKGLRVFPIYQTFGRGADDFSDTKGTFDAIAAVDAANSYGFKRGTRIFFAVDFDALDHEVTSNIIPHFRAIKRNMEYFGNRYQIGIYGPRNVCSRVAKEGLTTASFVSDMSSGFSGNLGYPMPDDWAYDQIATITVGSGAGRIEIDNNITSGRDIGQNSFDPPSKNDKFDVAFDLDYLPQLRSDIIAHLNDYGAPTNPGSRYFSPSECLEHIMYNDILFTELAKTYRMRKALIQTSILWEMMHINVTDTLNDVGVYLYHGTTFGDIPKNILDLLPDGATPDRIKKLYDSSTGVSKMYAETAIKARNHCILHDIINGSVLDPKNKDHIWRIWEKLNGGGKDHRYNMSQVPLVHIHSSVNDHPKITNGAGRKLDQDGQIPRPSLDYPDQYSYIILRRYQGAGEVAEWGAKGRMGLYRIFEKYYAPMRNG